A stretch of DNA from Diospyros lotus cultivar Yz01 chromosome 14, ASM1463336v1, whole genome shotgun sequence:
GAAAACTAGTCTTGCAGCATTCAAATGTCACTGCATATGCATATTACAGACATGAGCACATAATACCATTTTATCGCACCAGTCACCATtatattttctctaaatttcATATTACCATTGCTTGCTTGTCTGTAGTTTGAGCTGGCAGGGGATTCTTTTTGTGCATGTGTAGGTCGAGGCAGAATGCTTCTATTACTTAAGACTTAAATGGCTTTTtccaaattataaattatttctgcTTGCGCATATTGCTGGCAATTATCTTCTaatatgaagtttttttttGCAGCTTTAAAGAAGGTGCAGCTTCTGAAAATATGGTAGGTTCAGGAGACTAATTTATGGTTGCTAATTCTGTTGCTTTATTAGATTTTTCCTGCTGTCTGAAAAtgtatcattttaaaattttaggtgAAGTCAAAACATGGTCCCAAGAAGCATACCATTGGAATGCAAGGACCAGGGAAATTGATGAAGCGTAGTTCTGGTTGCACACAGGCATGTCCTCATCTAGCCTACTATGAAATTGCTTTTTCCTTCTGCTATATTAGTGCAATACTCAATTATTTCGGCATTGAAATTGGAAAGGACATTATCCAGTTCATGGTTATAAAGTTCCActgtttttcaataaaaaatttgtgaTAGTCAAAATGAAAAAATCTGTGGATTATTTGACTAGGTCTTGGCCTTGATCCCACTATGTAGAGTTGGCGACATGAATTCCAGGTTAtcaatcatttctatttatgtCATTATCTTTTGTAAGTCCCATATCATACTAAGAGGCtcccaccaaatttttcttgatttttctcaaCCTATTTTGCTAAAGACTTTTTCTATTCTATCCATTCTCCTCACAAAAGACTCTATTggtcttttttgttttttgttttttttttcaaataatcataATCTTATCTTACTTTCAATAGGTCCACTGTGACTTTATTAcgaatatttctaattttctctttcATCATATAGATGCACATCTATTTTAACATCCCTTATTATCTTTATTAAGCTCATATTTTGTGCATGTCAATCCTTTACTATCCAATATTTGTGCTATGCAACAAAAGTTAGTCTTATagttgttttataaaattttctttttagctttAACAAAATCTTTATCACATAAAATGACACACACTTTCATTTTAACCACCTTCTCTTTAATTCTATGGGTACTCATTAATCTCTCCCAATTTTCTGGATGGTTGATCCAATACATCTAAACTTATCTTTTCTTAAGATGACTTGATCTTGAAGTTTCACCATAATGTCATCTGCATTTATATTTGTACTAAAATTGCATTCAATATatatctgatttttaatttactcGAGTTAAAATCCCTAGATTTTAAAATGTTCCtccatatttcaaaatattcacTCCTTTTGACTCATTCACCAAGACAATGTTATATGCAAATAGTATTTACTAAGCATCTCTGCCTGGATATTAGTTCATCAATTACTAGGGAAAAAAGATAAgagcttaattttttattcttggtCTTCGTTTTGTATCACTTTTCTACCCCTTTTTTTATATGGAGAATagaaatttattaaagaaagaaaaaagagaacgGAAAAGAAGAAAGTAATGGAATACATAAGTTTAGTGATAACAGTTAAATACTCCCGTAAGCTTCATCTGACAACAGTGTTGTATGTTGCTTACTGAAGCCCGTGGCTAAAATTGGAGGCTTGACTCCATCTCTTCCAAAGCCACCAAACGCTATTGGCAGACCTAATCCCATCTTGCCAGCAGCACCAAAGAAGGCTTATTTAAGTTCCAAGGATGTAAAAATGGGAAATGAGAAAGCAAAATGTGCCTCTGGTAAGTAGACTGTAACTGATTGCTTCTTATCatcaacaatattatatatatatatatatatatttttttttctagttctATATCCTAATACAATTTTGAGTAGTTGTTACAGCTCAAGATAAAATGATTCCGGTGTCAAAGACACCCGGGGACGCTGGTTCTGGCAGGACTGTGCCTAAGCTTGCTGGATCTTTGAAATCACCTTCTATGAGGTCCTCAGCCGTAACCAGAAAAGACCCACCAAGATCATCTTCCTCATCTAGTAGTTTTCACAGTCAATCATCTTCAGATGTTGTTGGCGTATCTCCTGTGAAATCTAATAGGAGGAGGATTGGTTCCAGAACTGTTAATCAAGCATCTTCCAGTTTGGCCCTCAAAACACCTTCAAAGGTTGCATTGAAGCAAAAAGGACAGGCTGATCTCCCAGCTAAATTAATGTCACCAAAGCTCTCTTCTAATATTTCTCCTGCTAGTTCTATTAGCGAATGGTCCTTAGAATCATCTTCATCAACTTCTGCTGTCAGTAGGAGGTCTGATATTTCAAGGGCTAGCTTTAGTGCTAGCTCTCCTCGCAGATCCCTCAATGTGAATGCCTCTTCTGGTCTGGATAATCGTAACCAATCTGTCAATCAAATCTCAGATATGCATGAACATAAGGCAGCTCGACTATCCAGTGAAAATCTGAAGACATTTCCCAGGCAGGCTGGTGCATCAACTAGTGTAAAACCTACAGGTCTGCGGATGCCATCGCCAAAGATTGGGTTTTTTGATGGggtgagtttttatttttactatcacaACTCACAAGAGCTTGTTCTCATTTCCAAGTCTTATTGGGTCCGTTTTTTCTATGAAAAGTTGATGCAATGAGACCAACGCATTGTTgcttaattttagaatttagttTTTTGGGAAAGTATTGTCAGAATGGGAATTTATGTCATGCAGGTGAAATCTGTGGTTCGTACCCCGTATGGGACTATGCAACCTTCTTCTGGCATACCAGCTGGTCCAAAAACTGGAGTCAGAAACAGCAGTCCAAGTGGAGGCTCAAACAAGGCAAAGCCTGCGAAGCTTCAACCTAAAAGAACAGTTGGAGCAATTGGGAACACGAGGCCTGATGTCCAGAAACCTGCTTTGACTGTGCCATCTAAGAAACCCTCAAAAGCTTCCACAAAGGTCTCTAATGTTTCTGGGGATGCAAAGAAATGCATTAGCATACCACATGAAGTCCAGAATGGAACAGAGGGAGAAAATCAAGTAAACGTCGACCAAAAGGGAACTGAAGGATATGATAGAGATAAGGATGTTCCTGAGATTGGCCAGGATGCTGGAAAGACTGGAAGTCTAGGTGTGTTGAAGGGTGAAATAGACTTGGAAGAACAAGGTAATGCAAACTCAAAGGATACCGAGATTTCTCCTGTTGAATGCATAATGCCATCTGAAGAAGCGGATGAAGCTACAATTTCTAGCATACAGCATCTCAACAAGAGTTGGGATTCACCTTATAGAAgcaatgaaaaacaaaatggcCATCGTGAGAAACATGTTGATGGTTTGAGTACAGATGCTGTAGTAATCACCTCAGAACAGGAGCCACAGAAAGATTTGGTTTGCAATTCCATTGCTCAAACTAAACTTGCTGGGCCAGATTTCAGTGCTCCAGAGCCGTCATGTTCCGAAGAGCTACATGTATCGGCATCCATTCTGATGATTCCTTCTCTTGTGGGATCATCTGAAACCAAGGTCGCCAGCACAAGGACTCCTTTTTTAGTAAAGAACTCTTTGTGTAACAGCGAGGAAGATGTTTCAAGGAGATTGAGCAATGGGGCAATAGACAAGAAAGCATCCATCCCTCCTTCAGAGAGTGCCCAGATTGAGAACATTTGAAAACAGTGGTCATGCAGCATGTTTCTTGAAGGTACATCCATATTTAGCTGTCAAAACATTCATATTAACCAGAATGTAGAAGTGTTAGATCAGGTGCTGTTTTGAGACTTGATTCAATAGTACCTGAAacaaatccaatttagttctCCTCTTTCAAGTTTCTTTGCACCAAGCATTCCGTTACAATTTCTTTTGAACCAGTTATATTTGGCATGGAGTTGCTTCGTAAGGAAGCATTTATTAGGAGAGAGACGcagaaatgaaatgatttggTAGATTTTCTTAGTCTCTCTAGTtgggaagacaaaaaaaaaaaaaaaaggtcccAAGTGCTATATCGGGCGTTTCCTCCCAGAAATTTTTGTATGTAAATAGGAGTTATTTAATGGATGATTCTTTCCTCTCCCGCCACTTAATATTACCATTGATGGATTGTTTGTCAAATTTGAGTCcgctttggtttttttttttttttaataaataattctattttttctgtCGGATATGTATTACTGcccccaaatatttttattgggtGGTAAGATATTGGAGAACACAGTTTGGAAATAAAGTGTAATGCATATATacctttaataaaaataaaacgtatttattaattgaaaaaccCAGTTTTTATTTACagccaaaataatttttacttgtatttttgtaGGCCAATTAGGCAAAATGACAAGCCCCCAGTACCAAATGTTACCCATTTGGTTATATAAACCAATTGCAAATATTACTTCCAAGAACAAAAAAGGCTTCAAAATGCAGGTCACCACCAAAGCCCGGCGCCATTGATTTAGTGCAACCTAACTAACTCAATTAGTATCTCAATACAACTACTTTAATCAGGACTTGAACTACGATCACCACCCATGCTTCGTTCTGGAAGAGCAGACGAAAGCCATGAACAATCTAACCAGCCTCAAGTGCAATTTAACACCGTACTCTGATCAGACCAACTACTGACTAGCCCCATGTTCAGTTCCAATGATCTCTACACGAGAATGCCATGCTCTCTATCTAGAcgcatttttgttgttttgagtccGACAAATTTTATGCCTTTATCTGGGATTGGCCGGCTATAAATAGAAATCCACATGCAGAGTCTCCATCTAAGCATCTCTAACTAAATTCAAACGCCAGGTAATGGGCGGCCCTTTCGGTAAGTGATGCATTAACAGGGCATATAACCCCATGAACtataaccaaaaacaaaaaaaagtcaGACCTACAACATGGCTTGATATTGAAAAATAGGTTTGGGTAGCAATACAATTAACTGGAAAGCCGGCAATAGATTGTTCAAAAGTTCTGTTCAAACAGTCAAGATTACCATGCCATTCAAAGAAAACTATCAAAAAGATAATTAAGAAGCAGAATTCTCCTCCCAAAAAACTAAGACCttggtttctcttttttctccttGAAGAGAGCCAGAAGAGACACACCTGACACCTTAACCACCTTAAATCTAACACCAGGAATATCTCCAACTGCATGTCCCTTACGACCAAATCCGGCAATCAACACTTCATCCTACAGAAAGAGCAAAGAGGTATTGAAAGGATAAGTTATCAAGAACACTGTTAAATGCCTATAACATAGATGCTTCTGAAGAGTACATACATTCTCTTCTATATAGTTTAAGCAACCATCATTTGGGACAAACGCAGGCGATCTTCTTCCCGTTCTTAATTAGTTGAACCCTAGCACATTTCCGGATGGCAGAGTTTGGCTGCTTAGCCTCAATACCTCTGTAAATCTCAGTCAGCAATTTCTCAGGTCAAATACTACATGCAATGATCACAGGATGAAGAGGGAAGTAAACAAAAGAACATTAAAAGATGCTTACATCTTCTCAAGGACAATGCCTTTGGCATGGGAAGACCCAGCAAATGGCTTCTTCCACTCATTGCCAAGATGGGATTTCTTATATGCCTTGTCGGCCCACCTTTGCCTTCTACGGTGGGACTTCAATTTGCGACCAGCTCCCATACCACGCGTCTTACTGCAATACAACAAATTCTCACATTTACAAATCCAGCGCATGTATCTAATGGGTTAATGCAAATACAAGTTTGAACAATCCAGTTATGTGCTGGTTTGTATCGAACCCCATGTTTCAGTTGAGATTTTATAATTCCTTATGCATTGGGTTAGTTGAATATTACTCTTTCTTTATAGAATtatctaaaaacaaaaatactatACCATCTTCATCTTAGGTTCTGCCTATTTCAGAGAAATATTCATATTCAGAGTCAGAGCCATTAAAATTGCCTATCATTTTACAAATAAACAACATTGATAATTTTGAGGTTAAAACTACGACAGAATCAATTATCCATTTGGCTACGTCTATTACAGGATTACACTGTTCACATCTCATCTCAGTCTGTCATTAGAAGTAAAAGCTTACAATTACAATGCATCAAGTTCGGCCAACAGTTGGGCTATACAAGAGGTAAGCAAGACAGGCATTGTGGAACACTTAAGCAAGAGGTAagctctctcttctcttctcccaaGTTTTTTCAGCAACCAAACATGTGGAACAGTTAAGGAAATCCCCAACCCATGACCTAAAACTCAAACAGGCAGTATCTAACTTGGAAAAACGACCAATTTACCAGAACACAACCTGAAGTTCAAACCCTAAAACTACACAAAGGTACACGCAcacaaacatacatatatagtcGCATCTAATGGATATGTGTATAGATGAGAATTGAGAGTGGGTGGGCGTACCCCATGGCTGCTGAAAGGAAGTCCTTCGACTGCAACTAGGGTTTCGACGGGAGAATGGAGGATGCTGAAGATGAGAAGCCGCCTTGCCAAAACCCTAGCCTCCAGAGCTCGCCGATGACCCctcgtgtgtgtgtatatattggTGACCCGCAAGCAGTTCAGGGTTTATGCAAGTAGGCCGGTTAAGGCCCACAGGCCCGCCCAACTTTCCGGGTTTGGGCCGTTAAGTTTATGGTATAAAAGCCCAAGTTAATTATAGAAACATTCATTGTAGCATCTTGATTTCTTAGAGAATTCATTTAAGTTTCCGAGCTCATTTGTCATCTCATTTGAAATGTAATGAAAATGAGCCTCCACGAAACCCCCATTACATGTAATGGTTTAATTAAGTCCCAATTAAATAAGTCAACAGGTCTTAAACTCCTCTATTTAGTGTTGAGATGGTAGATAGAATAAtagatttttaaatattttggtaGGTCGTGTACTTTTAATTActttgtgaaaaaaaattatattaattgaatTGTTATAATACTACATATGATAAAAGACTAGTAGACTGAAATGAGTAAATTAAATGAAGCTTGTAACAAAAGAGTGATAAAAAGACTAAAGAAAACTTAGCCCTTAAACATGACAAGAAAATATAATAGTTTTGCAGAGGATATGATTAtggataaaaatattcaaaaatttaggaTACATATACTCGATCTCACACCggaattaatataaaaatgattATTGTTATATCATGCCATTAAAATAACACGCTATAGCTATTACAATGATTATTACAAAACCCAAATAGAGTATTACTGGAGTGTGTTAAAAGCGAGAAGTGGCAAATTGTCTATTTCCTTATATGCAGGGTGCACAGTGCAAAGTGCAAACTTACTGACCAAATTAATCTTCTCACAATGCCACCTTTACATTTTATCCTAACAGCAAGGACACAGAGCTTCTATTCCCAAACATGCAACTGCATCTCATACATTTTCTTATAGAGCACGCGGACCTGATGCTTTACTATAATAaacagaaaatagaaagaatatAACACTTGCAGAATCCACCAAAAACTGCCATATCTGGCAGGGGTAAGACGAATGAAACACTAGGAGTTCATCCATTTCCAGTAGCTGTACAGACTCTGAGAATGGTTTTTGCTGCGACAAAAACCCGGCACTCTGCAGCAACGAAAACCTGTTAAGAAAGAGAGACTTATCATCGTTTGACAGGATAAAGGAGAAGCAAAGAAAGTGATGGGTGGAAGAGGTACATACGTACTGCCAGGCCATGGCTACTTTTGGCCCATCTTCAACAGGACACCGATCTTCTTCAACATGttactatttttcttcttgGCTGATTCATCGTCCGTGTCTTCTGAGAAAGGCAAACCTAGCTCTCCCCCGATGGATTGGCCGTTGCTGTCAAGAGAACCGGTTAAGTCCACAAACTTGGCATTTTTCCCTGTTGAAAGCATAGCTATGGCTGCCTCGGCTGCCTTCCTCCACTGGTCTGACTGCACCTTTAATCTCCTTAACTCGACTTCCAACTCTGAATTTGAGGTTTGTGCTGCATCCAGCTCCTCAGTAACTTGAGCAGCTCTTCGGCTGCTTTTATCCGCCTCCTCTGTTAAATAGCCCAGTTTCAACAAGGCTTCTTGTTCTGCAGCTCGAGCTGCTTCTGCTAAAGCAAGGGCTGCTTCGTTTGCTTTGTTGAGCCCTGTTTCCCGGTCTATTATTCCTGACTTCAGCATCTTATTTTCCTCGGTTACACTCTGCAATTCTGTTTCTTTGTCCAATAAAACCGCCTTCAAATGTGACAAATCCAACTCAAACTTCTTCATCTCCGTTTCAAGTTTAGATTCCCTTTCACTAGTCTGATTTTCCTCAATCTTTTGACTGACTCTCTCATTCTCCTCCAAAATACTCTGCAGTTTAGTTTCCTTAGCCATCAgcttagcatttaattcttCAATCTCGGCTTTTGCCTTCTTCAAATTTGATTCCAGTTCAGCTTCTCTCAATGATGACTCTGATTTAGACTCCTCTGCTAGTTCTTGAGCACGTCTAATCTCCAATGTGCTTTGGATATACTGCTCATGGTACCTTCTCTCAGCTGCATCCAGAGCAGATCTTAATTGACCTACTTCAAATTTGACATGATTAAGTTCCGCTCTGAGCTGAACCGAATCATCATGTTCTCCATTTCCCGAGACAGAATCAGTATTCCTTAAAGGATCTGATGAACTATTGCTGGTATTATTACCTAGATCAGACTGGAGCTTGCCAACGAGTTCCTCCAATGAATTAACTCGGGCTTTTGACTGCTCCAATTCCACAACCAAGGATCTGTTCGCTTCCAAGGCTTTAAGATTTTCTGACCTGAGAGTCTCTTCAGTTGTCTTTGCAACTTCCAGTTGGACCTTCGCATCAGTTGCAGTTTTTAAGGCTTGAGCTTCAGATTCTTTACAATCAGCAAGCTGGGCTTTCAGCTCTTCTACGAGGGACAGAGTTTCTTTGAGCTCCATTTGTAAATTTTGTATCTTAGAATGTGCTGATTCTGCATACCTAGCCTGGACAGCTTCAGATTCAGCCACCCTTTCAAGCTGGATCTTGAGCTTCTGTATCTCGTTCAAAGTAGAGGCTAAGGCAGCAGAATCCATAGAGTGCTGCTTCTGGACAGCCTCAAGTTCAGACTGCCATGCTCGATCTCGCTCCTGGGAGATCTTACGGAGCTCTTGGATCCTTTCGTCATCACAAGCAGAAAGTTCCATCAGCTGCTTTTGGGACTCCCCAAACATTGTTGTCATGACTGCCAACTGCTTCTTGGCCTCTTCAGCCTCTTGTCGAGCCTGCTTTTTCCTCGATTCAGATGAACTCAACTGGTTCTTTGCATTCTTCAGTTCCTCCTGGAGCTGAGTAAGCTGTGATTCTATTTCAGACATTTTGTTTGTACGCTTCTTCTGAAACTCAAAACCAGGGAGCAGAATAAATGGGTCAACAGCAGCAATACATATTCTTATATATGTactcatatatgtatataatgatgcataaataacaaaaattgaataagaaactgtccaaatttaatataactGACAAAACACAAATTAGGGATACGCACACAAGTTAGAGTGATAACATGGGCAATCTGTAGTGGCTCAATCCAAAAGGTTGTTTGGTAAAGAGAATAGACCAGTAATCTGCACAGAGCTCAAAAAGTTGGAATGCCGCCGCTTTGTTGAGAAAGACAACTCCCAGTTTATATTATCTTCAAAACTTATGAAATAGCGGGGATGGAGCGACAGAAGTTTTGAGAATTGAAGAGAAGGTCACGGCAAGATGAGCCGTTTATCATTACGATAGGTGTCAAGTGGAAATACAGTGATGTATgctataatttttatcttatcattttttttctgaTTCAAAAGCCATCAAAAtgatgaagaaaataagaatcaaCCTACGAATTGACCAGAACATTACAGCATTGGTGACACAAAATAGCCCAATCAGTAATATGATGAGAAGTTCACCATACTTGGTCTTGCCCATCCTTGAAAGAAACATTACAGCATTGCACAAGATAGCCCATGTTAGGATTTTTACTATTGACAAATGTGAACAAAACTTGGGTTCATAGCCCTTATAATTTGTAAAAGGTGCAAGGAATGCTAAAACTTGGATTGAGAAATCCAATTACAAAAATGTGTTGAAATTAGGACATTGCAGTGCATTCAAACGAAGTTCCAGGGCATTCAAACACTACCGTTCACATTCTCAGCCAGTGCTGCAATGGCCACAAATGAATCAGAGACCTTGAGAGCAAGTATTTTTTACTGCAATAATAATACATTCAAAAGTCTCATAACCCTGTTCAAGCCCCAGTCTGGAAGACTGACTTATCAGATCTTTCAAGcattaaaaatttgttattcaAGCCCCAGGCATTTTTGGAAGCAAAAAAGTTCAAAACTGTAGAAGTCTGGGTCTGTTTGAAAGACAGAGGTAGGGAGAATCAGAGAAAATCTCTACACTCAAGTGAATCCTCAGAGAAACATCTTCCTTAGAGGAGTGTGTAAACATCGTTTCATCAAATAAGCAGTTTTGTGGGTTCAATCGAAATAATCAAGTGATGCACAACACATGAGCATTCAGTGTGTTGTGTGTTCTAGCAATTAAGGAGAGAACTTATTGTGGGATCCATCAATTGTGCAAGAGTTACAAATCTTCTTGTATCAATTTTATTAGTGTTCGTTTGATCTTAGATTAGGAATCGCCCAAGGTTTTCCTCttagtttttcaattaaatcactGTCTGCTGTGTCATGTACCTAATAACTAAGTGGAATATATTTTCAGGTAGTAGGAATGGGCAGATGAAAGGTCATTCTTCTAGAAGTAAGTTACGAGagttgcaatattttgaaaactgTAACTTTGGAAAGTGGAGCCCCTTTTGGCGCCAAATACTAGCCACAATCAGTATATAATTTGTGATTGCATTCAGTGTAAAGGCAAGgaagaaattaatcaaaaaagcTTCTGATTTccccctcaatctctcttctctctctctccaatttcCCTCCTATCTCTATGTCTCCCTTTCCCCTCTggaattcttctcatttccctctaatttcttaaccgtattctcaccaaataagtGAGAACTTCCTGTCAGATCCAAGAATCTGACATGCTGTCACTTTTTTTCCCtctatatttaaattatgatctCTGGTTGTTTCATATCAAAAGGCCATACTATTTCATCTGGTACCATTTTACAAAAATTCCCAATGTCTAAGTTCTAGTAAATAACTTTTGGATTTTCAGGCGTCTTAATGTCTATTTCTTAATGCTAACTACTACCCTCAAATGTACTTCATGACGCTAAACATGGAAAGGACTTATTCTAGAAGCTCTAAGTAGTTCCCTATATATGAACAGCATGAGCGAGAACTTCATAAGCTGGAAGATCCACAGATAACTACTTGAACATAAACTGACTCTGGTCAATAGTTACTGTAGAGTACCTGAGATGCTGCATTTTGGGATAATTTCAGTTCTACaactttgcttttgtttttagGTGTCCTGTTCACTGGATTCATGGAGGGAACTGAATCAGAATCGGATCCTGCTGTTTTCAGCTGCCGAACAGTTCGAGTTTTTGCAGGAGATGTCCTCTGAGGGAGCTCTGAAGAGCCAGTTctgttattaaaaataaggaACGTCAGTAGTTTAGAGAAGTATGCATCACAATTAAGGAAATCCAGGTGCAAGTTAAATGGAAGCTTTAAGGGctccaaaaaacaaaaaagacgACGTGCAAACATGGAACTTCATGCAACAGCGTCATCCCAAAGTATATGCATAATTCTGGAATGGACACtgctctcttctccctctcacTTTGCGAAATTCAGCCTTCAACTGATGCATAAATCTTGATGTAAAAAGGTCCCATCAATGTTCATATTGCTACTCAAACTAATACAAAACCAACTATTActcaactaaattaatttttttttaaaaaaaaatcatttccagTAGGTTAGAAACTACTTGAACAGTGTTTCCTAAAATCATTCTTGCCAGATCTTTAGGAAAATATCCAGATGATATCATGCTCAGGATGCCaattacaattgcataaaaataatgTCCAGGAACTGCAACAACCCAGAAAACTTAGCAATTTATCTAATTGGTCCTTCTTACTAAATTCTAGACAGAATAGTGATGAAGTATACAAATCCTAGATTAGGATTTCAAACTGCCTTTAGACTGACAATGGTGTTTATGCAGCATTTACGGTCGAGTCAGCTGATTCAAGCTCATCACAAGCATACTTTTAGTAAGTTTAAGAAGATTACAATTCCAGAAAAACAAGTCGAAGACAAACATACCTTGTTTTGGGTGTTTGCATATTCAATTTCCTCTTGGCTCCAAGCAGAAAAGGCACAGAAGCTGTTCTCTACAGTGCCCCACCTACCCCCGCAGCCTGCAACAGTTCAATGAAATCTTGGCTAAGAAAAAACAATATACATGTAGAACAGGCAAATAATTGGGTTTAAGAAGGACCTCCAgcctttaattatttttcactataGAAGCCAAACTAAACAACAAAACATACTGATCGCTTTGAAGCAACTCCAGAGAAACTACCTCCACTCCCACCAACCTGACCCTAAACAAGGAACAACAATAGAAAGCAAGCAGCAGTTAAAAGGAAACATGTACACATCATAATGCCAGACTCTTCTATACTTTCCGCTTTTGCTTGCGTTTCACTCCAGTACTTAACGATGTATTTCAAAATCATTAATAATCAACAGCGTAAAGAAATGAAAGGCAATAATTGCCCACTTGACATTAGACGTTTTAAGATTTGAGATTGTTATTGGTATTGGCAGTGATTGATTTCCCGCCTCCGGATGAATTAGACCCACACAGATGCCCCATTTaccaaaattaaaagttgatgATCAAATACAACTGACgtttttcaatttaatcaaaGCAATATGTTCTTCaaaacacacatacacacacacatatatatataatattcggATATCCACGAAATCTGACAAAGAAggacgtaaaaaaaaaaagaacgaaAGAAATATAACTTACTGAATGAACCGAAGCGAGGGAGAGAAAAACCGTGACAATTGAAATCGCGGATTAAATATGAAATCGTTGACAGCCTGACAAGCCTCGACGAATGATATTTGTCAGTCTTAACAAAAAAAGACACAGAATTACGTTCAGAAACAAGGTATTAGACTTTAGACAAGTAAGAAGGGTTTATCTGACATCCAAAACGAGTCCAATCCTCGTACACCAACGCACATTGTCAAAACCAGACCTGAACTTTCCTGGAAAACGTTATTCCTGAGAAACAAACACGGAATGCGAAATGCAGAAACGAAAAGGAACCGGAATAGTACATAATTGGGAACGAGTGCTCTGATTGCGATGCAAATCCCGCTTTCTTACCTGAAGATTATGCGAGCTGATAATTCTGGCTAAGAACGCGAATTTtagagatgaagaagattcaTTCGCCTCTGTTT
This window harbors:
- the LOC127790033 gene encoding LOW QUALITY PROTEIN: 40S ribosomal protein S23-like (The sequence of the model RefSeq protein was modified relative to this genomic sequence to represent the inferred CDS: deleted 1 base in 1 codon) encodes the protein MGKTRGMGAGRKLKSHRRRQRWADKAYKKSHLGNEWKKPFAGSSHAKGIVLEKIGIEAKQPNSAIRKCARVQLIKNGKKIAAFVPNDGCLNYIEENDEVLIAGFGRKGHAVGDIPGVRFKVVKVSGVSLLALFKEKKEKPRS
- the LOC127789779 gene encoding interactor of constitutive active ROPs 2, chloroplastic-like, with product MQTPKTRTGSSELPQRTSPAKTRTVRQLKTAGSDSDSVPSMNPVNRTPKNKSKVVELKLSQNAASQKKRTNKMSEIESQLTQLQEELKNAKNQLSSSESRKKQARQEAEEAKKQLAVMTTMFGESQKQLMELSACDDERIQELRKISQERDRAWQSELEAVQKQHSMDSAALASTLNEIQKLKIQLERVAESEAVQARYAESAHSKIQNLQMELKETLSLVEELKAQLADCKESEAQALKTATDAKVQLEVAKTTEETLRSENLKALEANRSLVVELEQSKARVNSLEELVGKLQSDLGNNTSNSSSDPLRNTDSVSGNGEHDDSVQLRAELNHVKFEVGQLRSALDAAERRYHEQYIQSTLEIRRAQELAEESKSESSLREAELESNLKKAKAEIEELNAKLMAKETKLQSILEENERVSQKIEENQTSERESKLETEMKKFELDLSHLKAVLLDKETELQSVTEENKMLKSGIIDRETGLNKANEAALALAEAARAAEQEALLKLGYLTEEADKSSRRAAQVTEELDAAQTSNSELEVELRRLKVQSDQWRKAAEAAIAMLSTGKNAKFVDLTGSLDSNGQSIGGELGLPFSEDTDDESAKKKNSNMLKKIGVLLKMGQK